Part of the Lytechinus pictus isolate F3 Inbred chromosome 18, Lp3.0, whole genome shotgun sequence genome, ctttgtgaaacaaccACCTGGATTTTTATCCTCATTCAGATATATGATAGGACAAAGCTCAGCAACATCTTTCAATATGTCCTGGCAAGCTCGTTTGAAACTGGGAATACAAATcatgaaattgaacaaattttCCAGGGATCTTAAAACCATTTCCCTCGGACCCTGGTAAGTTGAATTTAAGCTATACGAAtgcaaaaagaaagaagaggcaCAAACTTACCCAGAAACTTCCTCTTGTCATCAACGGCCATCTCCCTGAAAACTTGCCAGAAGAACTTGATGGTAGGATGACCAGCACTGTACTCTCCTTTATACTGCACAGTCTGTATCAACAATAATGGTATGTatggcaataataataataatataaagtgCATAACAACTGGTGTAGTTCTCTATGCACTTTACAATGCATACAACAAAACATATGTATAATTCATTAAGCAATTTCTAACAAGAAACTGATTAAACGACAGTAATATAATATAGTTGAATTATAACACAATGCATCATAACATCATTTAacttaagaattaaaaaaaaaaaaagcaacgtACACAAGTGCCGATTCTGGTGACAATGCACATATGATAACCTACTATAAATCTGAACCTATGTGACTATCTCAGTGCTCAACATATCGGTGCAGCAAAAAACAATCACGCACGTCCAGATCCCGATTTATGATAACCCTTTGTCTTTAAAACAATTTTAGACTGCATAGAGAAAATGCACAAGTTTACTTTGCCAAAAGTAGAAATATTTGACAGAATGAGAGGGATATGGTATCAACTTACATGGTATAATCTACTGTAAAAATGATATCCGAACTTTTTACACTGTGCCTCAGAACACTGAACAGGCAGAATGAGTGGGTGGACCAGAAGTCTTCCAAACCTCTTCTAATTCATTCCCGTTGAACGGCTGGTTACCAATGACCATTGCCACGAGTTCCTGAGTGCGAATCCCCGAAGCATTGATATCCTTGGGCAAGATTATTATTCTACATTTACCATTCTCTACCCAGGTGGAAACTTCTCCTACAAACCCTTCATGTCTTACAAACGTCTCAATAAACGTCAAACGTCACAATACACACCAGTTGAACGCCTCATTACCGATGACCATTGCCATGAGTTCCTACATGTAGGTTCAAATCCCCACAACACTACACGTAGTATCCTTAGGCAAGATATTGATCTGcttttgccactctccaccaagGTGCCTATATTCTCCTGGGATTCCCTGCCACTAATGTCATACAAACCTCTTCTATTTTGAGCTCCTCGTTACCAATGACAATCACCATGAGTTCCTGAGTGTGAATACCCCACAGCACGAATATCTTCAGGCAAGATATTattctacatttgccactctccaccctgGTGGAGAATTTCTACTACAAAACCTTTGATGTCTTACAAACCTCTTCTAGTTCATCCCAGTTGAACTCCTCATTACCGATGACCATCGCCATGAGTTCCTGGGGATGGAAGAACCTCAATACATGTCCGCCACACACTTCTAGGAACCCACTGCTGAAGGCTTCAAACTGCTCCCTCACAGATGAATTCAAACAGTAGTTGACGTATGCCATCACATAGTCATTCCTGGAGGAAGAGAAGATGGAACATGCTGAGgaatcatattttattcatttcattcagtCATCTGTAGTATTCCTTAGGGTAGCCTTGCaataaaatttgttattgtaaaatCAGTAGTATTTGCATATTAGCATATTTTTGTACTTGGTTGATATTCTGTATATCACTCAGGTAAGGTACTGACATctgtgcatatatatatatacatgtatttcttcttAAGAGCACCACCAGGGGGGCGTtacatgaaaggacttgtcagaaattttatccgacaagtactgttttattcatcagttactatggtaacagtgcctctcactCAATCATAATCaaagaaagttgtcagaccggacaacttgtcagacaaaagtgttgatgaaacggccccctgatgATCAAGGGAAGTATTTCAAGATATGAATAGCcgatgattttcactgacaactgttataagctactaaatccttgcctctgattggctcagagaaAATTTGTTGGTGCAAGTCACTGCTTCATGAGACACTCCCCTGCTCTTAGCAATCTGTGATAACCCATTCAAGGTCTAAAACAGACCTGAGAAATATCTTCGGGAGCTTTGAAACGATCGTACTGGAGGCTTGAGGTGCAACTGTCAAGAATAAACTTTACTTATAAAGCCTTGCGCACACTACACAATATGACTATGACACAATTTTTGAACAATTCACATTGTGCATTACATATGAAAATTCTAAGAAGCAAAATGATTCTATTTGAAGTTTGTTATTATGCTaggaattaaaacaaaatcagaatttTGCTTTGCTGCAAGCCTTGTGGTcagagtaaagtccaaattagcTTATAAGTCACAGTCGATGACGACataagaattgaaattgaatttgctATTATTCCTACAGGGAAGCTCAAAATAGAcagaaatttcaattttagtaTTCAAACCAAAATTCAGAACTTTGATTATTCAGATTTTATAGGATGGAATGTTCATATAAAATGCTATTCCAATATGTATCTCACTAACCTATTTTTGAAGGTGAGTTCTTTTTCTGATCCGTTGGGAACTAGATCACTCGTTTCCACCTCTCCAAAATTGTCCTCGTTGATCTGGAAGAAGAGAGGGAAGGTTTCACTGAAGCTCTCTGGATCATCATAGTCTAGCACTGATTGGAGGTTCTGTGCAACCTGGGGTTCTAACTGCTTGAAGTCATCAAGGGTGGTCTCCCTAGCGATGGAAGcaacaagaaaaaggaaaatgttgATAGTGATGAGGATCTTGGTGCTCATGATGTTGTATTCTACAGTTAATGTAAAGaataacatgatgatgatgtgacgatgatgatgatagtgatgacagtgatgtagtgatgatagtgatgatgatgatggtgatgatggtgatagtaataatgatgatggtggtggtgatagtgatgatggtgatgatgatgatggtaatgatgatgacggtaatgattataataataatggtgatgatgatgatggtgattatgatgatagtgTGATTATGATGTTGTTgacggtgataatgatgatgatgatggatatcATAATTGTCACAGTCGTAATATCATGACAATAACAAATACATTTTACATCTTGTTTTGAAGTCCGGTggactttgaaaatgacaatgatgacagtgatgatgacaatcaatcaaataaatatataaatgtatctGCCAGTGTTTctttatcgtcatcatcatctgctgtaATCTTGAAAGGGCTCTGCAGCTTATCTCAAAGAtctttgtggaaaaaaaatgtccccaacacaaaaaaaataaataaaaataaataaataacagcATCAAagcatatatatttgtaatgcAATTCTCTAAGAGAGcataatcatacacacaatgaaaagtgtgtaaaattgtgccgtgtaacatcagttaccgtgaaaatgcccatatgctaaaatgaaaatgaagatactttttttgttttacctaTCTAAGAGTTTCTTGTAGAGTGCTAATGGAAAGGGAAGTGAGATGATCATGTTGTTGTAGATGGCAAGACCACATATAAGACCAACTAGGCGAAACATTTTGATGTCTTCAAATGACTAGAAAAATAGAAAGGGGCAACAAAGCAACATTAGATAATCATTCTTTTATATGAGAAGTGAACAAATAGATAATAAATCCTGAGTTCAGTCTCAGAATTGAATGATAAAGATCAAtcctggctttagctcgagcagCCACTTGATATCAATCTGAAATTGACTGAATACAAACAAGTGCCAATTTTACTGGCTAAGAATGTATCAACATTTGTAAAATCTCTTCAGGCAAAGAAGTAACCCATTGATTTTAAATGGGTACAACCAAGAATTAAATGACTAAGTAGAATATATTAACATTTAGAAAATTCCTTTAATCACTTGTTTGAATATAATTCATCAAGCAAACATATTCACAGCATCCTAGATTTACCAGCACTTTCATTCCTACCAAACTAGAAGATATTCCTACACAAGGAGCATGTAGCTTACAGCTGCTCTGTTACAGCTAGGGTCAATGATGCTGCATACCGTTCAAGCACATAGGCAGTCCTGAAAAAAAAGTGCTATGCACTATACATTCATGTACAAGTTCAATTTATTATGGATGGCAAAtgtctttaaaaagaaattttctTGTAAGGAACTATCTCACCTTGCTGTTGAACCAGATCTTTCCTGAGTCTTCAAAGTATCTGAACATTCCATACTTGGGATCCAAGATCTCCCTCATAATCAGCATGAAGAATTCCTAACagcaaaatacaatataaagcAAGAAAATAGTATCGTCATAGAAATATGTGACAAAATTACAATACTCTGACTGTGATTTGAACACCGTACCCTGGCTTGCATCATCattgctctaccaactgagatGTCTGGGCTTTCGTCAAGGTAAGGCAACATTCTCACACTAGCCTATCTATATCTTACCTTTATCAGCAAAGCGCGATACTTTCATACCAAATCAATCATACGCCAAAGGTCTGACATTGAGACATGTATTCCACCATAGCTGGTCAATCACTGCCAACAGATTTCTTTGGTGGACTAAtaagatatttttatttctatgaTGTTTTTCTACGATTATTTTCAATTCTATCAATCACGATATTCATTAATAATATCAGCAAATTAATTAAGGGCCCTTTGCACAGAGAGAAGGgctataaaatgtaaaattgaaggaGTATTAGGAACTTGCATTTAATTTCCTTAGTTATGTTTGAATGAAACTTTATTTTGAATAGGAGCCCCAGATCTGTCCTTCTCTTTGCCTTAAAGGGGAAGTGTCCTCGAAGAAAAAGACATGTGAAAATAGTGGTGACATTATCAATACATTGCCTGCAGAAATGTGGTGATCCCTATACAAAACCTACAAGAATTACAGAATTCATAAGTCAATATTTTAACCCACTGTCTACTGGAACCCGGTTGTCCCTGAACAAGTCATACAAGAATTACAcaattcagtagtcaacaggttaacccattgcctacagGAAGCCTGCAaaccctgtacaaagcctatgagGATTACAGAATTGAGTATTCAACAGGTTAAATCCTACCTTCTGGACACCTCCAGCATCGATGGCCTCCTCTCCAACAAAGATAACCTTGAGTGGTTTCTTGAGATTGTGCTGGTCTAGGTGACCGAGCTGGTCTATGGCAGACGAGACCAGGTTCTCTCTCATGACGCACAGGACCAGGCATGGATTCACTGGGTCCATGTTGAAGAATACATTGGCAAAGTTGGCACGTTGGACCTCTTCCATAGCAAACTAGACAATACAATGAAACAAAGATAACCTTGAAAGTGGTTTCGTGAGATGGTGCTGGTCTAGATTACTGAGCTGGTCTATGGCAGACGAGACCAGGTTCTCTCTCATGACGCACAGGACCAGGCATGGATTCACTGGGTCCATGTTGAAGAATACATTGGCAAAGTTGGCACGTTGGACCTCTTCCATAGCAAACTAGACAATACAATGAAACAAAGATAACCTTGAAAGTGGTTTCGTGAGATGGTGCTGGTCTAGATGACCGAGCTGGTCTATGGCAGACGAGACCAGGTTCTCTCTCATGACGCACAGGACCAGGCATGGATTCACTGGGTCCATGTTGAAGAATACATTGGCAAAGTTGGCACGTTGGACCTCTTCCATAGCAAACTAGACAATACAATGAAACAAAGATAACCTTGAAAGTGGTTTCGTGAGATGGTGCTGGTCTAGATGACCGAGCTGGTCTATGGCAGACGAGACCAGGTTCTCTCTCATGACGCACAGGACCAGGCATGGATTCACTGGGTCTATGTTGAAGAATACATTGGCAAAGTTGGCACGTTGGACCTCTTCCATAGCAAACTAGACAATACAATGAAACAAAGATAACCTTGAAAGTGGTTTCGTGAGATGGTGCTGGTCTAGATGACCGAGCTGGTCTATGGCAGACGAGACCAGGTTCTCTCTCATGACGCACAGGACCAGGCATGGATTCATTGGGTCCATGTTGAAGAATACATTGGCAAAGTTGGCACGCTGGACCTCTTCCATAGCAAACTAGACAATACAATGAAACAAAGATAACCTTGAAAGTGGTTTCGTGAGATGGTGCTGGTCTAGATGACCGAGCTGGTCTATGGCAGACGAGACCAGGTTCTCTCTCATGACGCACAGGACCAGGCATGGATTCACTGGGTCCATGTTGAAGAATACATTGGCAAAGTTGGCACGTTGGACCTCTTCCATAGCAAACTACAAAAAGGTAACAGAAAGTAACGATATTCAGATGGATTCTCAGATGCAATTATAATGTTGTGAATGGGCTTCACCATGGAACTTTTTTCGCATACATGATTTTTTCTGCAAATCACGGGGGTTCCTGACATTTTCAAGAGTTGTTGAATTCGCGTTGTAGCAAACATTTCCACAGCATTTCAGAGAAgcaaaaaattgagaaaatatgtgcaaaaataTGCTCCTCTAAGCCGCCAGgtattttgtacataaatatatcCATGTAAAGGACAGTTAGAAAGTGTGAAAAAGTGGCttacatttcactttttttcgtacctttagatctgaaaattcatgtcacagtttgatctgtaaAAGCAATCTTTGGACCTCTTCCATAGCAAACTAAACAATACAATGAAACAAAGATAACCTTGAAAGTGGTTTCATGAGAGGGTGCTGGTCTAGACAACCAAGTTGGTCTATGGCAGACAAGACCAGGGGCCCATGTCGAAAatcttgttataataacatactagtaataacatttaaaagcctttgaaatccttcaatctgatttagccgatggtaaatttgttaaagaaattgtgcatttgtccaagattaaaaaaaagtaataacatGTTGCGTTGTATTCTATGTGATTTCAAGAATAATGGGGTGAAACATTGAGGGGGCTGTCATGGTGCCCCTGTTCCTTCTTAAATGTAAACTCTACTGACAATCTTACCTGCATCTGAAGAAGGGCATCTAGATGAAGCAATGAAGACTTCATGTCAGCGTCAAAGACGAATGGGTAATCACAGAATGTCTTCGCTTCACAGCCCTGAAATTAAACATGGAATCTACTGCTGAAATTATAATGGCTTTAGGCACCAATCATCAATCATATTGCAGATTGGGGAATGATTTTTGAATGGAAAAACCAACATCTTAATTTAGCAAGAGCACAATGTCAAATAATTCAGCTGTCAAAGCATTAGCACCTTCTCTGaccattaaaaattgaatttgaaaagtcAGCACGTACAACACTCCAAGGAACGGAGACAACATGAAAATTCATGTATTCGCGTCACAGTCCTGAAATTAAACATGGAATCTCCTGCTAAAATTATAATGGCTTTATATCATCAATCATATTGTAGATTGGGGAATGATTTTGAATGGAAAAACCAACATCTCAATTTCAAATAATTCAGAGCTGTCAGAGCATTAGCACCTTCTCTGaccattaaaaattgaatttgaaaagtcAGCAGGTGCAACGCTTCAAGGTAAAGAGACAACatgaaaattcatgtatttCTTAAACAAAATACTGAATGCTAGACAAATCTTACAATGAATCCCCTGTCACAGAAGATTACAAATTTATCCTGACAGCAAgtaccattttttattttctttacctAAAAAGAGGACCCCCCCAAagttttatttgatattattttgagcTCCATTGCTTTGTCGCAGAGCTCCCTGGAAAGTCTTTCATCAACACTGCAGTCTGACATAGTTGTCAGGTCTGAAAAATTTCCgtgattttgaatcactttctgACTATCAACAGTCTGATAAAAGATCAACCAGTCATTTCAAGAAACAGACCCCTGGAATTAAATTtaaccaagtttttttttcaagggcaAATGCATCTTTCTCATTTACTATGCCCATTGCAGAGGTTAACACTAACAAGCTTAGTTTATTGTTTTGTAGGCGTGGCTACAACTATGATGTCATTTTCAACTAATAAGATGACTACATATATTATTTACTGCAGAGATGA contains:
- the LOC129281503 gene encoding probable E3 ubiquitin-protein ligase HERC4, producing the protein MECPALSHPSQQWCRQTILQMGKALLNLSADAEETIDRWWSSLLPRHLNRILTIHKDCVLSILESPSVSTTGDIQTQWTSMRVLEKLHKINTRSGEILPYYKFHIPNIGKYINMQDDFLQFFKNTVLHSMGCEAKTFCDYPFVFDADMKSSLLHLDALLQMQFAMEEVQRANFANVFFNMDPVNPCLVLCVMRENLVSSAIDQLGHLDQHNLKKPLKVIFVGEEAIDAGGVQKEFFMLIMREILDPKYGMFRYFEDSGKIWFNSKSFEDIKMFRLVGLICGLAIYNNMIISLPFPLALYKKLLDRETTLDDFKQLEPQVAQNLQSVLDYDDPESFSETFPLFFQINEDNFGEVETSDLVPNGSEKELTFKNRNDYVMAYVNYCLNSSVREQFEAFSSGFLEVCGGHVLRFFHPQELMAMVIGNEEFNWDELEETVQYKGEYSAGHPTIKFFWQVFREMAVDDKRKFLVFLTGSNHVPIQGWKSLQVIIQPVKGGEDFFPVAHTCFNLLDLPIYTSKEVLREKLLTAIEHTEGFTLA